A genomic segment from Lignipirellula cremea encodes:
- a CDS encoding SIR2 family NAD-dependent protein deacylase has protein sequence MPSHPLAERLKTAKRVVAFTGAGISTESGIPDFRSPGGIWATSQPVYYDQFLASATARHEYWRQKSIAHRDFASSQPNIGHRLLAAWEKSGRLQAVITQNIDGLHQQAGSKMVWELHGTARQIGCLGCAARFDADPLVEQFLREETPPVCPHCGGLLKHATISFGQQLDTQVVNAAVKLSQQADLFLAIGSSLVVEPAATLPLLAKQHGAALVILNRDPTPHDHLADLVLHQGIGETLEQVEAVLRDLH, from the coding sequence ATGCCTTCGCACCCCCTGGCAGAGCGGCTGAAGACGGCGAAACGGGTCGTCGCTTTCACCGGAGCCGGCATCAGCACCGAAAGCGGCATCCCCGACTTTCGCTCTCCCGGCGGAATCTGGGCGACGTCCCAGCCCGTTTATTACGACCAGTTTCTGGCCAGTGCGACGGCCCGGCATGAATACTGGCGACAAAAGTCGATCGCCCACCGCGATTTCGCCTCCAGCCAGCCGAACATCGGGCATCGCCTGTTGGCTGCGTGGGAAAAATCCGGCCGGCTGCAGGCCGTCATTACGCAGAATATCGACGGTCTCCACCAGCAGGCCGGCAGCAAGATGGTCTGGGAACTGCACGGCACGGCCCGTCAGATTGGCTGCCTGGGCTGTGCCGCCCGGTTTGACGCCGATCCTCTCGTCGAGCAGTTCCTGCGCGAGGAAACGCCGCCGGTCTGCCCCCATTGCGGCGGTTTACTGAAGCATGCGACGATCTCGTTCGGCCAGCAACTCGACACCCAGGTGGTTAACGCGGCCGTCAAGCTGAGCCAGCAGGCCGACCTGTTCCTGGCGATCGGCTCCTCGCTGGTCGTCGAACCGGCCGCCACCTTGCCGCTGCTGGCAAAGCAGCACGGCGCCGCGCTGGTGATCCTCAACCGCGACCCCACGCCGCACGACCACCTGGCCGACCTGGTGCTGCACCAGGGGATCGGCGAAACGCTGGAGCAGGTTGAAGCGGTGCTGCGCGACCTGCATTAA